The Synchiropus splendidus isolate RoL2022-P1 chromosome 1, RoL_Sspl_1.0, whole genome shotgun sequence genome includes a window with the following:
- the suco gene encoding SUN domain-containing ossification factor isoform X2 yields MMKRLRVLLVCLIVAVLCWYPNNHVCGSEPTESSSGPPVPDPSAEDYKQEQDANLLSVEEKGTTHTKHHSEQVTEKTFEKPDRDDVVRQQTVNQLEDELKETKSHLIPNTNVDVSEPRPKTQAHNDLDLQANTQDHNKEAPIPLTSDSIPVQDPSTEASSETAVVHLTSDVNHNPPDEAESTPTSESAGSPPTGVDQAEVVDNHSHQSQNSAQQEEVHSTLGHTEHEQQPPQNETAKGGLSDSVHEGNTSQDSPELQSKDAVVSRETDPSVPSKEDIPTFDEWKKQVMEVEKEKSQFQVRSASVNSSPHQTKKVQKNFKNNYASVECGAKILSANNEAKSTSAILMENMDLYMLNPCSNKIWFVIELCEPIQVKQLDIANFELFSSTPKDFLVSISDRYPTNKWVKLGTFHARDERIVQSFPLDEQLYAKYVKMFIKYIKVELLSHFGSEHFCPLSLIRVFGTSMVEEYEEIADSQYPSERLEYLDEDYDYPPGYQPPEDKDSKNIIGTATDAILNMVNNIAANVLGGSPELEGSAETRGNTTTDSLNAKTDIAPETTEDAQVKTQQHPIEPEDTVNEKHSNISTDSSSLSPSSPEPRVDQQIVTPLEGEEEEEEEHRQSTVTLMEEELEEEEPKREDKTKGKANNNQWESQTYCPFSSLSSLSLSCMATLPELLHRWCSARLAKERLRSLRRRHLSTQIHSDLSPASLSHTHPHISLLSTSLNDPQQIIQKSAELEMSGQNRGDALNEGHTSYSNLNSHAPDTHTPEHSIILEPSITATIPSHSLVDSHSSFTRPTPTPEEALLPKIKDETVNPAPSLPFHVVSIPETQLASSATPTLTLSSPPQILVSETASPGVLPSLVQEPLVPPLSAASRLEDLSTPPTDVLVELPVTDTAADSAKAPAESGDLLQNEVSRTNIEQEDPLAQATEMNKVEETIEEELMNSNGHGSIHRTATDFYAELQNGDYNSGAGHGNNGNVVLLNGGTVHGSSQKESVFMRLNNRIKALEMNMSLSSRYLEELSQRYRKQMEEMQRAFNKTIIKLQNTSRIAEEQDHKQTDSIQVLQSQLESVTKLMLNLTNTVNQLQKEVSDRQSYLVVSLVLCLLLGLVLCLQCCRSSPVAPLPKHAALPMSNHFPSPKRCFSSYDDMSLKRRVTCPLVRSKSFHLSSTEGPDDLYIVEPLRFSPEKKKKRCKSKSLDKVETLKASDPSAPLVNGEIKCNGFHPSPPSPTPSPAIPLPPPPPPPSLKEESQPVVETSSCSSSTISEESYTSRHPPPSPVQTVPGLCNGHEPPFLLLPPAAKNRQEKRSMKRRKSRQTELLLPPIPGGRVGSLPCLEQLMKRNEEIGVGTIRVTPVTGHV; encoded by the exons actGTGAACCAACTGGAGGATGAGCTGAAAGAGACAAAATCTCACCTGATACCCAACACAAATGTTGACGTCTCGGAGCCAAGACCCAAAACACAAGCCCATAATGATCTGGACCTACAAGCTAACACTCAGGACCACAACAAAGAAGCACCCATTCCTCTTACTTCAGACTCAATTCCAGTACAAGACCCATCTACAGAGGCCTCCAGTGAAACGGCTGTGGTACATCTCACATCGGACGTGAACCATAACCCCCCAGATGAAGCTGAAAGCACACCTACCTCAGAGAGTGCAGGTTCACCTCCAACAGG TGTGGATCAAGCTGAAGTAGTGGACAACCATTCACACCAGAGCCAGAATTCTGCCCAGCAAGAAGAAGTGCATTCCACTCTAGGTCATACAGAGCATGAACAACAACCGCCGCAGAATGAGACAGCCAAGGGGGGGCTCTCTGATTCTGTTCATGAGGGCAACACGTCACAGGATTCACCAGAGCTACAG tcCAAGGATGCTGTTGTTTCACGAGAGACTGATCCATCAGTGCCCAGCAAAGAAGACATCCCAACCTTTGATGAATGGAAGAAACAGgtcatggaggtggagaaagaaaaaa GCCAGTTTCAAGTCAGATCAGCGTCAGTCAACAGCAGCCcccaccaaacaaaaaaggtcCAGAAGAACTTCAAGAATAACTACGCTTCAGTGGAGTGTGGCGCCAAGATTCTCTCTGCCAACAATGAGGCTAAG AGCACATCAGCCATTCTCATGGAGAACATGGATCTATATATGCTGAATCCGTGCAGCAACAAAATCTG GTTTGTCATTGAGCTCTGTGAGCCGATTCAAGTGAAGCAGCTGGACATTGCTAACTTTGAACTGTTCTCATCAACACCCAAAGACTTCTTGGTTTCCATTAGTGACAG GTACCCGACCAACAAGTGGGTAAAGCTTGGCACATTTCATGCTCGAGACGAGCGAATTGTGCAAAGCTTCCCACTGGATGAGCAGCTTTATGCTAAATATGTGAAG ATGTTCATCAAGTACATAAAG GTCGAACTACTCTCtcattttggatctgaacattTCTGCCCCCTCAGTCTCATCAG gGTGTTTGGTACCAGCATGGTGGAGGAGTATGAGGAGATAGCTGACTCCCAGTATCCGTCTGAGAGACTGGAGTATTTAGATGAAGACTATG aTTATCCTCCAGGATACCAACCACCGGAGGACAAAGACTCCAAAAATATTATTGGAACCGCAACAG ATGCAATCCTCAACATGGTAAACAACATTGCTGCTAATGTGCTGGGAGGCTCTCCGGAGTTGGAGGGTAGTGCGGAAACAAGAG GTAATACTACTACCGACAGCCTGAATGCAAAGACAGACATTGCACCAGAAACAACAGAAGACGCTCAAGTCAAGACACA GCAACACCCGATTGAGCCAGAAGATACTGTGAACGAGAAACACTCCAACATTTCTACCGACTCCTCTTCACTTTCACCTTCATCTCCTGAGCCTCGAGTTGACCAACAGATTGTCACCCCattggagggggaggaggaggaggaggaggagcacagACAGTCCACTGTCACCCTGATGGAAGAAGaactggaagaggaggagcccAAAAGAGAGGACAAGACAAAAGGAAAGGCGAACAACAATCAGTGGGAAAGTCAGACCTATTGTCCtttctcttctttgtcttctctgTCGCTCTCCTGCATGGCCACTCTTCCTGAGCTCCTGCATCGCTGGTGCTCCGCCAGACTTGCAAAGGAGAGACTTCGCAGCCTAAGACGAAGACACTTGAGCACACAGATCCACAGTGATCTCAGCCcagcctctctctcacacacacatccacatatCAGCCTTCTTTCCACCTCTTTAAATGACCCTCAACAGATCATCCAAAAAAGCGCAGAGCTGGAAATGTCTGGCCAGAACAGAGGTGATGCTCTGAATGAAGGACACACATCTTACAGTAATCTCAATTCCCACGCTCCTGATACACACACTCCAGAGCACAGCATTATATTGGAGCCCAGTATTACAGCCACCATCCCTTCACACAGCTTAGTAGACAGCCACAGTTCGTTCACAAGGCCCACCCCCACACCAGAGGAGGCATTGCTACCGAAGATTAAGGATGAAACTGTGAACCCAGCCCCAAGTCTACCTTTCCATGTGGTCTCTATTCCGGAGACACAGTTGGCCAGCAGTGCCACGCCTACTCTGACTCTCAGCTCACCACCACAGATTCTGGTGTCAGAAACAGCTTCTCCTGGTGTTTTACCTTCCCTTGTCCAGGAGCCACTCGTTCCTCCTCTTTCTGCTGCGTCACGGCTTGAAGACCTTTCTACCCCTCCCACGGACGTTCTAGTTGAACTCCCAGTGACTGACACAGCAGCTGACTCAGCTAAAGCTCCAGCTGAGAGTGGGGACTTGCTTCAAAATGAGGTATCCCGCACCAACATAGAACAGGAGGATCCCCTCGCTCAGGCCACAGAAATGAACAAGGTTGAGGAAACGATAGAGGAAGAATTGATGAACTCCAACGGACATGGCAGCATTCACCGGACAGCTACAGACTTCTATGCAGAGCTCCAGAACGGGGACTATAACAGTGGAGCAGGTCATGGGAACAACGGGAATGTTGTTTTACTCAATGGAGGCACAGTGCATGGATCCAGTCAGAAGGAGAGCGTGTTCATGAGGCTCAACAATCGAATCAAAGCCCTGGAAATGAACATGAGTCTGTCAAGTCGATACCTGGAAGAGCTCAGTCAAAG ataTCGCAAGCAGATGGAGGAGATGCAGAGAGCTTTCAACAAGACCATCATCAAACTGCAGAACACCTCCCGCATCGCAGAAGAGCAG GACCACAAACAGACGGATTCCATCCAGGTGCTTCAGAGTCAGCTGGAGAGTGTCACTAAACTGATGCTCAACCTCACCAACACAGTGAATCAGCTTCAGAAAGAG GTGTCTGACCGTCAGAGTTACCTGGTGGTGTCTCTggttctctgtcttcttctggGCCTCGTGCTGTGTCTGCAGTGCTGCCGCAGCTCTCCTGTTGCCCCCCTCCCTAAACATGCTGCCCTCCCCATGAGCAACCACTTTCCCAGCCCCAAGAG ATGCTTTTCATCCTATGATGACATGAGCCTCAAGCGCAGGGTGACCTGTCCACTTGTCCGCTCCAAGTCATTTCATCTTTCATCTACTGAAG GTCCCGATGACTTGTACATTGTAGAACCTCTAAGGTTTTCGCCCGAGAAAAAG AAGAAACGCTGCAAGTCGAAATCGCTGGACAAAGTTGAGACTCTGAAGGCATCCGATCCTTCCGCTCCTCTTGTGAATGGGGAAATCAAGTGCAACGGTTTCCACCCCAGCCCACCATCCCCTACGCCGTCTCCGGCCATTCCtctgcctccacctcctcctccgccctCTTTGAAGGAGGAGTCACAGCCAGTGGTGgagaccagcagctgcagctcctccaccatctCAGAGGAGTCCTACACAAGTCGCCATCCTCCTCCGTCCCCCGTTCAAACGGTTCCTGGACTCTGCAATGGCCATGAGCCGCCTTTCCTTCTCCTGCCGCCGGCGGCCAAGAACCGTCAGGAGAAGAGGTCGATGAAGCGGAGGAAGTCTCGGCaaactgagctgctgctgcctcccatccccggaggccgggtcggCTCTCTGCCCTGCctggagcagctgatgaagaGAAACGAGGAAATCGGCGTCGGGACTATCAGAGTGACCCCTGTGACTGGACACGTCTGA
- the suco gene encoding SUN domain-containing ossification factor isoform X1: MMKRLRVLLVCLIVAVLCWYPNNHVCGSEPTESSSGPPVPDPSAEDYKQEQDANLLSVEEKGTTHTKHHSEQVTEKTFEKPDRDDVVRQQTVNQLEDELKETKSHLIPNTNVDVSEPRPKTQAHNDLDLQANTQDHNKEAPIPLTSDSIPVQDPSTEASSETAVVHLTSDVNHNPPDEAESTPTSESAGSPPTGVDQAEVVDNHSHQSQNSAQQEEVHSTLGHTEHEQQPPQNETAKGGLSDSVHEGNTSQDSPELQSKDAVVSRETDPSVPSKEDIPTFDEWKKQVMEVEKEKSQFQVRSASVNSSPHQTKKVQKNFKNNYASVECGAKILSANNEAKSTSAILMENMDLYMLNPCSNKIWFVIELCEPIQVKQLDIANFELFSSTPKDFLVSISDRYPTNKWVKLGTFHARDERIVQSFPLDEQLYAKYVKMFIKYIKVELLSHFGSEHFCPLSLIRVFGTSMVEEYEEIADSQYPSERLEYLDEDYDYPPGYQPPEDKDSKNIIGTATDAILNMVNNIAANVLGGSPELEGSAETRGNTTTDSLNAKTDIAPETTEDAQVKTQQHPIEPEDTVNEKHSNISTDSSSLSPSSPEPRVDQQIVTPLEGEEEEEEEHRQSTVTLMEEELEEEEPKREDKTKGKANNNQWESQTYCPFSSLSSLSLSCMATLPELLHRWCSARLAKERLRSLRRRHLSTQIHSDLSPASLSHTHPHISLLSTSLNDPQQIIQKSAELEMSGQNRGDALNEGHTSYSNLNSHAPDTHTPEHSIILEPSITATIPSHSLVDSHSSFTRPTPTPEEALLPKIKDETVNPAPSLPFHVVSIPETQLASSATPTLTLSSPPQILVSETASPGVLPSLVQEPLVPPLSAASRLEDLSTPPTDVLVELPVTDTAADSAKAPAESGDLLQNEVSRTNIEQEDPLAQATEMNKVEETIEEELMNSNGHGSIHRTATDFYAELQNGDYNSGAGHGNNGNVVLLNGGTVHGSSQKESVFMRLNNRIKALEMNMSLSSRYLEELSQRYRKQMEEMQRAFNKTIIKLQNTSRIAEEQDHKQTDSIQVLQSQLESVTKLMLNLTNTVNQLQKEVSDRQSYLVVSLVLCLLLGLVLCLQCCRSSPVAPLPKHAALPMSNHFPSPKRCFSSYDDMSLKRRVTCPLVRSKSFHLSSTEVGPDDLYIVEPLRFSPEKKKKRCKSKSLDKVETLKASDPSAPLVNGEIKCNGFHPSPPSPTPSPAIPLPPPPPPPSLKEESQPVVETSSCSSSTISEESYTSRHPPPSPVQTVPGLCNGHEPPFLLLPPAAKNRQEKRSMKRRKSRQTELLLPPIPGGRVGSLPCLEQLMKRNEEIGVGTIRVTPVTGHV, translated from the exons actGTGAACCAACTGGAGGATGAGCTGAAAGAGACAAAATCTCACCTGATACCCAACACAAATGTTGACGTCTCGGAGCCAAGACCCAAAACACAAGCCCATAATGATCTGGACCTACAAGCTAACACTCAGGACCACAACAAAGAAGCACCCATTCCTCTTACTTCAGACTCAATTCCAGTACAAGACCCATCTACAGAGGCCTCCAGTGAAACGGCTGTGGTACATCTCACATCGGACGTGAACCATAACCCCCCAGATGAAGCTGAAAGCACACCTACCTCAGAGAGTGCAGGTTCACCTCCAACAGG TGTGGATCAAGCTGAAGTAGTGGACAACCATTCACACCAGAGCCAGAATTCTGCCCAGCAAGAAGAAGTGCATTCCACTCTAGGTCATACAGAGCATGAACAACAACCGCCGCAGAATGAGACAGCCAAGGGGGGGCTCTCTGATTCTGTTCATGAGGGCAACACGTCACAGGATTCACCAGAGCTACAG tcCAAGGATGCTGTTGTTTCACGAGAGACTGATCCATCAGTGCCCAGCAAAGAAGACATCCCAACCTTTGATGAATGGAAGAAACAGgtcatggaggtggagaaagaaaaaa GCCAGTTTCAAGTCAGATCAGCGTCAGTCAACAGCAGCCcccaccaaacaaaaaaggtcCAGAAGAACTTCAAGAATAACTACGCTTCAGTGGAGTGTGGCGCCAAGATTCTCTCTGCCAACAATGAGGCTAAG AGCACATCAGCCATTCTCATGGAGAACATGGATCTATATATGCTGAATCCGTGCAGCAACAAAATCTG GTTTGTCATTGAGCTCTGTGAGCCGATTCAAGTGAAGCAGCTGGACATTGCTAACTTTGAACTGTTCTCATCAACACCCAAAGACTTCTTGGTTTCCATTAGTGACAG GTACCCGACCAACAAGTGGGTAAAGCTTGGCACATTTCATGCTCGAGACGAGCGAATTGTGCAAAGCTTCCCACTGGATGAGCAGCTTTATGCTAAATATGTGAAG ATGTTCATCAAGTACATAAAG GTCGAACTACTCTCtcattttggatctgaacattTCTGCCCCCTCAGTCTCATCAG gGTGTTTGGTACCAGCATGGTGGAGGAGTATGAGGAGATAGCTGACTCCCAGTATCCGTCTGAGAGACTGGAGTATTTAGATGAAGACTATG aTTATCCTCCAGGATACCAACCACCGGAGGACAAAGACTCCAAAAATATTATTGGAACCGCAACAG ATGCAATCCTCAACATGGTAAACAACATTGCTGCTAATGTGCTGGGAGGCTCTCCGGAGTTGGAGGGTAGTGCGGAAACAAGAG GTAATACTACTACCGACAGCCTGAATGCAAAGACAGACATTGCACCAGAAACAACAGAAGACGCTCAAGTCAAGACACA GCAACACCCGATTGAGCCAGAAGATACTGTGAACGAGAAACACTCCAACATTTCTACCGACTCCTCTTCACTTTCACCTTCATCTCCTGAGCCTCGAGTTGACCAACAGATTGTCACCCCattggagggggaggaggaggaggaggaggagcacagACAGTCCACTGTCACCCTGATGGAAGAAGaactggaagaggaggagcccAAAAGAGAGGACAAGACAAAAGGAAAGGCGAACAACAATCAGTGGGAAAGTCAGACCTATTGTCCtttctcttctttgtcttctctgTCGCTCTCCTGCATGGCCACTCTTCCTGAGCTCCTGCATCGCTGGTGCTCCGCCAGACTTGCAAAGGAGAGACTTCGCAGCCTAAGACGAAGACACTTGAGCACACAGATCCACAGTGATCTCAGCCcagcctctctctcacacacacatccacatatCAGCCTTCTTTCCACCTCTTTAAATGACCCTCAACAGATCATCCAAAAAAGCGCAGAGCTGGAAATGTCTGGCCAGAACAGAGGTGATGCTCTGAATGAAGGACACACATCTTACAGTAATCTCAATTCCCACGCTCCTGATACACACACTCCAGAGCACAGCATTATATTGGAGCCCAGTATTACAGCCACCATCCCTTCACACAGCTTAGTAGACAGCCACAGTTCGTTCACAAGGCCCACCCCCACACCAGAGGAGGCATTGCTACCGAAGATTAAGGATGAAACTGTGAACCCAGCCCCAAGTCTACCTTTCCATGTGGTCTCTATTCCGGAGACACAGTTGGCCAGCAGTGCCACGCCTACTCTGACTCTCAGCTCACCACCACAGATTCTGGTGTCAGAAACAGCTTCTCCTGGTGTTTTACCTTCCCTTGTCCAGGAGCCACTCGTTCCTCCTCTTTCTGCTGCGTCACGGCTTGAAGACCTTTCTACCCCTCCCACGGACGTTCTAGTTGAACTCCCAGTGACTGACACAGCAGCTGACTCAGCTAAAGCTCCAGCTGAGAGTGGGGACTTGCTTCAAAATGAGGTATCCCGCACCAACATAGAACAGGAGGATCCCCTCGCTCAGGCCACAGAAATGAACAAGGTTGAGGAAACGATAGAGGAAGAATTGATGAACTCCAACGGACATGGCAGCATTCACCGGACAGCTACAGACTTCTATGCAGAGCTCCAGAACGGGGACTATAACAGTGGAGCAGGTCATGGGAACAACGGGAATGTTGTTTTACTCAATGGAGGCACAGTGCATGGATCCAGTCAGAAGGAGAGCGTGTTCATGAGGCTCAACAATCGAATCAAAGCCCTGGAAATGAACATGAGTCTGTCAAGTCGATACCTGGAAGAGCTCAGTCAAAG ataTCGCAAGCAGATGGAGGAGATGCAGAGAGCTTTCAACAAGACCATCATCAAACTGCAGAACACCTCCCGCATCGCAGAAGAGCAG GACCACAAACAGACGGATTCCATCCAGGTGCTTCAGAGTCAGCTGGAGAGTGTCACTAAACTGATGCTCAACCTCACCAACACAGTGAATCAGCTTCAGAAAGAG GTGTCTGACCGTCAGAGTTACCTGGTGGTGTCTCTggttctctgtcttcttctggGCCTCGTGCTGTGTCTGCAGTGCTGCCGCAGCTCTCCTGTTGCCCCCCTCCCTAAACATGCTGCCCTCCCCATGAGCAACCACTTTCCCAGCCCCAAGAG ATGCTTTTCATCCTATGATGACATGAGCCTCAAGCGCAGGGTGACCTGTCCACTTGTCCGCTCCAAGTCATTTCATCTTTCATCTACTGAAG TAGGTCCCGATGACTTGTACATTGTAGAACCTCTAAGGTTTTCGCCCGAGAAAAAG AAGAAACGCTGCAAGTCGAAATCGCTGGACAAAGTTGAGACTCTGAAGGCATCCGATCCTTCCGCTCCTCTTGTGAATGGGGAAATCAAGTGCAACGGTTTCCACCCCAGCCCACCATCCCCTACGCCGTCTCCGGCCATTCCtctgcctccacctcctcctccgccctCTTTGAAGGAGGAGTCACAGCCAGTGGTGgagaccagcagctgcagctcctccaccatctCAGAGGAGTCCTACACAAGTCGCCATCCTCCTCCGTCCCCCGTTCAAACGGTTCCTGGACTCTGCAATGGCCATGAGCCGCCTTTCCTTCTCCTGCCGCCGGCGGCCAAGAACCGTCAGGAGAAGAGGTCGATGAAGCGGAGGAAGTCTCGGCaaactgagctgctgctgcctcccatccccggaggccgggtcggCTCTCTGCCCTGCctggagcagctgatgaagaGAAACGAGGAAATCGGCGTCGGGACTATCAGAGTGACCCCTGTGACTGGACACGTCTGA